The Streptomyces sp. NBC_00454 DNA segment CCCAGAGCGCCGCGGTCAAGGGCTTCGAGGCGACTTCGCAGGGCTACACGGCCTTGAAGACGAAGATGGACGCCCTCGACCCCAAGGACCAGGGCAAGTTCGCCGAGGGCCTCAAGGACGTGGCGGGCGGCCTGGAGGAAGCGACCAAGGGCGGCAAGGAAGCCCTGGACCAGCTCAAGGCGGGCGGTCTGGACAAGTCGATGAACAGCCAGAAGGGCTGCCAGGTGACGACGCCGTCACCGTCGAAGTCGTAGCGGCAACGCGGCAGCGGCAGCGGCAGTCGCCGTAGTCTCCGCTGCCGGCGGCACGACGGTACGCACACCAGGGCGGCCGGAAACCTTCGGGGATCCGGCCGTTCGCCGCGTTCCGGCCGCGCACGCAGCTTCGTACCCGAACTCCGTGCGCGACTCCCCGAGCCGGCCCGCGATCAGGCCGTACGGAACTGCGCGCACCCGGCGTCCCTTCGCGGCGGCGCGCCCGCGCGGCGGCTGCGACGGCGGCGGCCGTCCACGCCGAAGGCCGTGTGGCGCGGGGAATGCCGGTGACAGCGGCCACAATGGGCGGGTGAGTACCACCAGCCTTCCCTCCGGTCTGCCCGCCCGCCTCCCCTCGTCCGACGGCGCCGCCGGGCTCCGCGCCGCGATGCTCGACGCCGGTTTCACCGCCGACGGGCTGCTCGAACTGCTCGGCGCCCCCGCCTACGCCGCGCTCGCCCGCAGCGAGACCGTCCCCGCACTGCGCGCCACGCGCAGCGGCGGCAACGGGCCGCTCGCCAGCCTCGTGCGGCTCTTCTTGCTCCAGCAGCCGGTGCCGTACGTGCACGCCTCGGCCGCGCTGCCCGTCGACGCGGCGCTGGCCGAGGGCTGGCTGCGGCGCGAGGGGGACGAGGTCCACGCCACCGTGGACGTGCGCCCGTACGGGGGGCCCGAGGGCGAGGACTGGTTCATCGTCTCGGACCTCGGCTGCGCCGTCGGCGGGGCCGGCGGGATCGGCAGTCGCGAGGAGGGCGTGGTCCTCGGGGTCGGTGGCGCCTCCACCACGCTCGCCGGGATCACCGTCCGCACCCCGGTCGGCTCGGCCCTCGACGTCGGCACCGGATCCGGGATCCAGGCACTGCACGCGGCCCAGCACGCCACCCGGGTGACGGCCACCGACGTCAACCCCCGGGCCCTGGAATTCACCCGGTTGACGCTGGCGCTGTCGGGGGCCCCTGAGGCCGAGCTGCTCACCGGTTCGCTGTTCGAGCCGGTCGGCGCGGCCACGTACGACCTGATCGTCTCGAATCCGCCGTTCGTGATCTCCCCCGGAGCCCGGCTGACGTACCGGGACGGCGGGATGGGCGGCGACGACCTGTGCCGGACCCTGGTCCAGGAGGCCGGCGCCCGGCTCAACCCGGGCGGGTACGCGCAGTTCCTCGGCAACTGGCAGCACGTGGACGGCGAGGACTGGCGCGACCGGGTCCGGGCCTGGGTGCCGCGCGGCTGCGATGCCTGGATCGTGCAGCGTGACGTGCAGGACGTCACGCAGTACGCGGAGTTGTGGCTGCGCGACGCGGGCGACCACCGCACCGATCCCGCCGAGTACGAGCGGCGCTACGAGGACTGGCTGGACGAGTTCGAGGCCCGTAAGACCAAGGCGGTGGGATTCGGCTGGATCACGCTGCGGCGCAGCGACGCGGCCGAGCCGTCGATCGTGGTGGAGGAGTGGCCGCACTCGGTGGAACAGCCGCTCGGGGACACCGTCGTGGCGCACTTCGCCCGGCAGGACTACCTCCGCGACCACGACGACGCGGCCCTGCTGACCGGCTACTTCCAGTTGACCGAGGAGGTCGTCCAGGAGCAGGTCGGAGCCCCCGGGGCGGAGGATCCGGAGCACGTGGTGCTCCGGCAGCACCGCGGGATGCGGCGCGCCACCAAGGTCGACACGGTCGGCGCCGGCTTCGCCGGGGTGTGTGACGGATCACTGAGCGCGGGTCGGATTCTGGACGCCATCGCTCAGCTGGTGGCGGAGGACCCGGTGGTGCTGCGGGACCGCACGCCGGAGGCGATCCGGATGCTGGTGGAGCAGGGGTTCCTGGAGCCGGTGACGGTGACGGAGCCGGAGCCGGTGGCGGAGCCGGACGGGGAGCGGGGGGCGTAGGGCAGGGTCTCGCGCGCCCCGCCCCGCATCCGGGCCCCGCATCCGGCCCCGCAACCCGTCCTGAATCCCGTCCTGAATCCGGCCCTGCCGGGCACCCGCCGCCCAGCCGCCGACCAGCGGCTGGGCACCGGCTGGCCGCCGCCCGGGCACCCCGCAGGGCAGCCGGAACCAGGATGTAACCCGGGGTTCGCCTTGTGTATCCCCCCGGCTGGCAGGCTCCTGCTCAGCGGGATCCGGGGGGATCCCGGGAGCGGCCCAGGGGCTTGAGGGGAACGGCATGGAAGACGGACCTGCGATCTTCGCGGCGACCGTGTTCCTGCTGTTCGGGGCCGCTCTGCTGGTCTGGACGGGGGCGCGCGCCCGGCACGGCGCGCCGGTGGCCGAAGGCGTGCGCCCCGTCATTGCCGTACCGCTGGCGCTGCTCGCCGGCGCGGTGTCGCTGGCCCTGGGAATCTGGTGCCTCGGGCGGCTGTGACGCCGGGGCGACCCGGGCGGTCGTGAAGCCCCGGGCGGTCGTGAAGCCCGGGCGGTCGTGACGCCCGGTCGGCGGCCTCGCGGCCGCGGCCGCGGGCCCGGCCGTACCGCGGGCACGCTCGCGAGCGGCGCGCCGGGTTTCGCCGAGGTTCCCTCCGAGGTGCGCGTCAGGCCGTAAACGCCGACGTGAAGAGGGGTGCGGGGGCGGGGCCAGACGGCCCTTTGGCCACTCGGCCCGGTGATCGCCGAGGGTCCGCCGTGGCATCCGGGCGGCAGAAATGGCACTTGTCGGGTTACCGTTCGAGTGGCCGTTGCGGGCTTCTGCCGTTTGACACGGGGGCGGGTTGTACCGTCACACTCCGCAGCGTCGCCGTACTGCGACCGAGTGCCGACCGGAGAGAAGAGCCAAGTTGTCCCCGACTAGCGAGACCGCAAAGGGCGGCCGCCGACTCGTCATCGTCGAGTCCCCTGCCAAGGCGAAGACGATCAAGGGCTACCTCGGCCCGGGGTACGTCGTCGAGGCGAGCGTCGGGCACATCCGCGACCTCCCCAGCGGCGCGGCCGAGGTTCCCGACAAGTACACCGGCGAGGTCCGTCGCCTCGGTGTGGACGTCGAACACGACTTCGCGCCGATCTACGTCGTCAACGCCGATAAGAAGGCCCAGGTCAGGAAGCTCAAGGAGCTGCTGGCCGAGTCGGACGAACTCTTCCTCGCCACCGATGAGGACCGCGAGGGCGAAGCCATCGCGTGGCACCTGCAGGAAGTCCTCAAGCCCAAGGTCCCCGTCCACCGGATGGTCTTCCACGAGATCACCAAGGACGCGATCCGCGACGCCGTCGCCAACCCGCGCGAGCTCAACCAGCGCATGGTCGACGCCCAGGAGACCCGCCGCATCCTCGACCGCCTCTACGGCTACGAGGTCTCGCCGGTCCTGTGGAAGAAGGTCATGCCGAAGCTGTCGGCGGGCCGCGTCCAGTCGGTGGCCACCCGCATGGTCGTGGAGAAGGAGCGCGAGCGC contains these protein-coding regions:
- a CDS encoding methyltransferase — encoded protein: MSTTSLPSGLPARLPSSDGAAGLRAAMLDAGFTADGLLELLGAPAYAALARSETVPALRATRSGGNGPLASLVRLFLLQQPVPYVHASAALPVDAALAEGWLRREGDEVHATVDVRPYGGPEGEDWFIVSDLGCAVGGAGGIGSREEGVVLGVGGASTTLAGITVRTPVGSALDVGTGSGIQALHAAQHATRVTATDVNPRALEFTRLTLALSGAPEAELLTGSLFEPVGAATYDLIVSNPPFVISPGARLTYRDGGMGGDDLCRTLVQEAGARLNPGGYAQFLGNWQHVDGEDWRDRVRAWVPRGCDAWIVQRDVQDVTQYAELWLRDAGDHRTDPAEYERRYEDWLDEFEARKTKAVGFGWITLRRSDAAEPSIVVEEWPHSVEQPLGDTVVAHFARQDYLRDHDDAALLTGYFQLTEEVVQEQVGAPGAEDPEHVVLRQHRGMRRATKVDTVGAGFAGVCDGSLSAGRILDAIAQLVAEDPVVLRDRTPEAIRMLVEQGFLEPVTVTEPEPVAEPDGERGA